A part of Aegilops tauschii subsp. strangulata cultivar AL8/78 chromosome 2, Aet v6.0, whole genome shotgun sequence genomic DNA contains:
- the LOC109746017 gene encoding phosphomannomutase, whose amino-acid sequence MAAAAAARKTAGVLALFDVDGTLTAPRKEVTPEMLEFMKRLRENVTVGVVGGSDLVKISEQLGKSVITDYDYVFSENGLVAHKDGKLIGTQSLKTYLGDDQLKEFINFTLHYIADLDIPIKRGTFIEFRSGMINVSPIGRNCSQEERDDFEKYDKAHNVRPKMVSVLREKFAHLNLTFSIGGQISFDVFPQGWDKTYCLRYLEEFKEIHFFGDKTYKGGNDHEIFESERTVGHTVTSPNDTVQQCKSIFLSE is encoded by the exons atggcggcggcggcggcggcgaggaagacCGCCGGTGTGCTCGCGCTCTTCGACGTCGACGGCACCCTCACCGCGCCCCGCAAGGAGGTGACGCCGGAGATGCTCGAGTTCATGAAGCGCCTGCGCGAG AATGTGACCGTCGGCGTGGTGGGGGGATCCGATTTGGTCAAGATCTCCGAGCAGCTCGGCAAATCAG TTATCACCGACTACGACTACGTCTTCTCCGAGAATGGCCTGGTCGCTCACAAGGACGGCAAGCTCATCGGGACGCAA AGCTTGAAAACGTATCTTGGAGATGACCAGCTTAAG GAATTCATTAACTTCACTCTTCATTACATTGCGGACTTGGATATCCCAATTAAAAG GGGTACATTCATAGAGTTCAGGAGTGGAATGATCAATGTGTCGCCTATAGGGAGGAACTGTAGTCAAGAAGAACGTGATGATTTTGAGAAGTATGATAAG GCACATAACGTTCGGCCTAAAATGGTGTCAGTGCTTCGCGAAAAGTTTGCACACCTGAACCTGACCTTTTCTATTGGAGGGCAGATCAGTTTTGAT GTATTCCCGCAAGGCTGGGACAAAACCTACTGCTTGAGATATCTCGAAGAATTCAAAGAAATCCATTTCTTTGGGGACAAAACCTACAAG GGTGGCAATGATCATGAGATATTTGAATCTGAAAGAACAGTTGGTCATACAG TTACCAGCCCCAATGACACGGTGCAGCAGTGCAAATCCATCTTCCTGTCGGAGTGA
- the LOC109746013 gene encoding protein FAR1-RELATED SEQUENCE 5-like, with amino-acid sequence MADEELTDIMVDMEFGELMKNWIEDWSDDENSDCEDRSENGNEWDDLNFISECHNAYDYYGESDAETGLNDESLDAPDSGESQSSVIMSEVTQDDGAKNVQDIASADDKRDMFMQIMEMTFTSHDAAYDFYNSYARDNGFSIRKNKVRQGKRDSKLLTEEGHSRRLGAETRCFCETHLTVKLDQKRGVWYVESFDDKHSHMLAGPDEVPFLWSHRKNKEYQKHEIISMGAAGIRIHDMMDCFISKHVWYGGVGFTRREIYNLCAKEKRKLVSKGDAATAICIMASRKQRDPSFFSEYKLDKEGHLNRMFWCDSQSHHDYEDFGDVLVFDSTYKMNRYGMPFIPFVGLNNHRKTTFFGCAIVSDETEETYVWLLQTFLRSMCQKMSKSVITDADAAMIKHVHGHV; translated from the exons ATGGCGGACGAGGAGTTAACTGATATCATGGTAGACATGGAGTTTGGAGAACTGATGAAAAACTGGATAGAAGATTGGTCAGATGATGAAAATTCAGATTGTGAAGATCGGTCAGAGAATGGGAACGAATGGGACGATCTTAAT TTCATTTCCGAATGTCATAATGCGTACGACTATTACGGTGAATCTGACGCGGAGACTGGCCTTAACGACGAATCATTAGATGCACCTGATTCTGGGGAGTCCCAGTCGTCGGTCATCATGAGTGAG GTGACACAAGATGATGGGGCAAAGAATGTCCAAGATATTGCCAGTGCAGATGATAAGAGGGATATGTTCATGCAGATAATGGAAATGACCTTTACGTCTCACGATGCTGCATATGATTTCTACAACAGCTATGCTAGAGATAATGGTTTCAGCATTAGAAAGAATAAGGTCAG ACAAGGGAAACGTGACAGCAAGTTGCTAACCGAGGAAGGACACAGCCGTAGGCTCGGAGCCGAGACACGCTGCTTTTGCGAAACGCACCTGACCGTCAAGCTTGACCAAAAGCGTGGGGTTTGGTATGTTGAAAGTTTTGATGACAAGCATAGCCATATGTTGGCAGGACCGGACGAGGTACCTTTTCTTTGGTCCCATAGAAAAAACAAAGAGTACCAGAAGCATGAGATAATTTCCATGGGAGCTGCAGGGATTAGAATTCACGACATGATGGATTGCTTCATCAGCAAACATGTATGGTACGGCGGTGTTGGTTTTACCAGGCGTGAAATATACAACCTTTGCGCCaaggagaagaggaagctggTTTCAAAAGGTGATGCTGCCACAGCCATATGCATCATGGCCAGTAGGAAACAGAGGGATCCTAGCTTCTTTTCCGAGTACAAGCTAGATAAGGAAGGACATTTGAATAGGATGTTCTGGTGTGACTCCCAGTCTCATCATGACTATGAGGACTTCGGCGACGTGCTTGTATTTGACAGCACGTACAAGATGAACCGCTATGGTATGCCATTCATACCTTTTGTTGGTCTTAACAATCACCGGAAGACCACTTTTTTTGGTTGTGCCATAGTTTCGGACGAGACCGAGGAGACATACGTGTGGCTTCTGCAGACGTTTTTGAGGTCCATGTGTCAAAAGATGTCTAAGAGTGTTATCACAGATGCCGACGCTGCAATGATCAAG CACGTCCACGGCCACGTCTGA